A region from the Rhodothermales bacterium genome encodes:
- the asd gene encoding aspartate-semialdehyde dehydrogenase gives MLRVGILGATGAVGQKFVELLDGHPQFEIAALAASERSAGKPYREAANWIGGTEMPERVAAMEVVPAEPGALDCDFVFSGLDASVAGEVERAFADAGVPVISNARNHRMDPTVPLLIPEVNPDHTALIDGQSTPGFIVTNPNCSTVGLVLALKPLVDAFGVEAVSVVTMQALSGAGYPGVSSLDALGNVVPFIGGEEDKLATEPLKLFGTLVDGAIRPAEMTISAQCNRVPVLDGHTECVSVKLGTAASPDDVAEALRSFQSPLAGLDLWMAPDRPIRVFDDERFPQPRRHVEAERGMQVGVGRVRACPVLGVKFVVLSHNTVRGAAGGAILNAELLLSEGRLRSEPVSRGVEDGVSQ, from the coding sequence ATGCTCAGAGTCGGAATCCTCGGCGCGACGGGCGCCGTCGGCCAGAAGTTCGTCGAGCTGCTCGACGGCCACCCGCAGTTCGAGATCGCGGCGCTCGCGGCGTCGGAGCGCTCCGCCGGCAAGCCGTACCGTGAGGCCGCGAACTGGATCGGCGGGACCGAGATGCCCGAGCGCGTCGCGGCGATGGAAGTCGTGCCGGCCGAGCCCGGCGCGCTCGACTGCGACTTCGTATTCTCCGGCCTCGACGCCTCCGTCGCGGGTGAGGTTGAGCGTGCCTTCGCCGACGCGGGCGTGCCGGTGATCTCGAACGCGCGCAACCACCGGATGGACCCGACGGTGCCGCTCCTCATCCCCGAAGTCAATCCCGACCACACGGCCCTCATTGACGGGCAATCGACACCGGGATTCATCGTGACGAACCCGAACTGCTCGACGGTCGGGCTCGTGCTCGCGCTGAAGCCGCTCGTCGACGCGTTCGGCGTCGAGGCCGTCTCGGTCGTGACGATGCAGGCGCTCTCGGGCGCGGGCTACCCCGGCGTGTCGTCGCTGGATGCGCTCGGGAACGTCGTCCCGTTCATCGGCGGCGAGGAGGACAAGCTGGCGACGGAGCCGCTGAAGCTGTTCGGCACGCTCGTCGACGGCGCGATCCGCCCGGCGGAGATGACGATCTCGGCGCAGTGCAACCGCGTGCCGGTGCTCGACGGGCACACGGAGTGCGTGTCGGTGAAGCTAGGCACGGCGGCGAGCCCTGACGACGTCGCCGAGGCGCTCCGCTCGTTTCAGAGCCCGCTCGCCGGGCTCGACCTGTGGATGGCGCCCGATCGCCCGATCCGCGTGTTCGACGACGAGCGGTTCCCCCAACCGCGCCGCCACGTCGAGGCCGAGCGCGGGATGCAGGTCGGCGTCGGCCGCGTGCGCGCGTGCCCGGTGCTCGGTGTGAAGTTCGTCGTGCTCTCGCACAACACGGTGCGCGGCGCAGCCGGCGGCGCGATCCTCAACGCGGAGTTGCTGCTGTCCGAGGGGCGGCTGCGTAGCGAGCCGGTGAGCCGAGGGGTCGAGGACGGCGTGAGTCAGTGA
- the folD gene encoding bifunctional methylenetetrahydrofolate dehydrogenase/methenyltetrahydrofolate cyclohydrolase FolD → MPAQLIDGKEIAAAVRADVRAGVEDWTQAGHRVPALRVVLVGEHPASASYVRGKIRAAAEAGIDSETLHFPADLSQADLLGIVHELNANPAVDGILVQLPLPDHVDESAVIHAVDPDKDVDGFHPVNVGRLVIGEPGFAPCTPAGIIEMLDRSGIETSGAHAVVIGRSNIVGKPMANLLLQRGTDATVTVCHSRTRDLPAIARQADILVAAIGRAHFVTADMVKPGAAVIDVGINRVEDASRERGYRLVGDVDFDAVRDVAGHITPVPGGVGPMTIAMLLKNTLEAAQRSA, encoded by the coding sequence ATGCCCGCCCAACTCATCGACGGAAAAGAGATCGCCGCCGCCGTCCGCGCCGACGTTCGCGCGGGCGTCGAGGACTGGACGCAGGCCGGCCACCGCGTCCCCGCCCTCCGCGTCGTCCTCGTCGGCGAGCACCCCGCCTCGGCGTCGTACGTCCGTGGGAAGATCCGCGCCGCCGCCGAAGCCGGCATCGACAGCGAGACGCTCCACTTCCCCGCCGACCTCTCGCAGGCTGACCTCCTCGGCATCGTCCACGAGTTGAACGCGAACCCGGCCGTCGACGGCATCCTCGTCCAGCTCCCCCTCCCCGACCACGTCGACGAGTCCGCCGTGATCCACGCCGTCGACCCAGACAAAGACGTCGACGGGTTCCACCCGGTAAACGTCGGGCGTCTCGTGATCGGCGAGCCGGGGTTCGCGCCGTGCACGCCGGCGGGCATCATCGAGATGCTCGACCGCAGCGGGATCGAGACCTCGGGCGCGCACGCCGTCGTCATCGGGCGGAGCAACATCGTCGGCAAGCCGATGGCGAACCTCCTGCTCCAGCGCGGCACCGACGCAACCGTGACCGTCTGCCACAGCCGCACGCGCGACCTCCCCGCCATCGCGCGGCAGGCCGACATCCTCGTCGCGGCTATCGGCCGCGCGCACTTCGTGACCGCGGACATGGTGAAGCCCGGCGCCGCCGTAATCGACGTCGGCATCAACCGGGTCGAGGACGCGAGCCGCGAGCGCGGCTACCGGCTCGTCGGCGACGTGGATTTCGACGCCGTGCGCGACGTAGCCGGCCACATCACGCCCGTCCCCGGCGGCGTCGGCCCGATGACGATCGCGATGCTGCTGAAGAACACGCTCGAAGCCGCCCAGCGCTCCGCCTGA
- a CDS encoding mechanosensitive ion channel family protein, with the protein MAQDPTNVLDQAADSLAADSLAADSARVDTTDAVSRITQNLEETGRALREGRFDDVYEQISTALFAFVLDGLIPALLTLVLFYFIYAVLSRLLEGGLRRSRKIDLGIQQLLMKTFRLLLFSFAAIVALDQLGMNVGALIAGLGIAGIALGFAARDTLENFISGITILLDQPFRVGDNVVIEDTFGTVQEITLRSTRIRTLNNEVAVLPNAHMIQNKVINHTLLGVLRIVVPFGIAYKEYPQQAREAVMKTTEGDARLHPDYPPHVVVTQMNDSSVDMELRLFLKDPKLEIPVRFEYLEKVREALRAADIEIPFPHLQLFIDEAQAFRDAPFMRPGPPPDRRAEA; encoded by the coding sequence ATGGCTCAAGATCCCACAAACGTCCTCGACCAGGCCGCCGACTCTCTCGCCGCCGATTCGCTCGCCGCCGACTCCGCGCGCGTGGACACGACGGACGCCGTCAGCCGGATCACGCAGAACCTCGAAGAGACCGGCCGCGCCCTCCGCGAAGGCCGCTTCGACGACGTCTACGAGCAGATCTCGACCGCCCTCTTCGCGTTCGTCCTCGACGGTCTGATCCCGGCGCTCCTCACGCTCGTCCTTTTCTACTTCATCTACGCCGTGCTCTCGCGGCTGCTCGAGGGCGGGCTGCGCCGGAGTCGGAAGATCGACCTCGGCATTCAGCAGTTGCTGATGAAGACGTTCCGGCTGCTGCTGTTCTCGTTCGCGGCGATCGTAGCGCTCGACCAGCTCGGGATGAACGTCGGCGCGCTCATCGCCGGGCTCGGGATCGCCGGCATCGCCCTCGGCTTCGCCGCCCGCGACACCCTCGAGAACTTCATCTCCGGCATCACGATCCTTCTCGACCAGCCCTTCCGCGTGGGCGACAACGTCGTGATCGAGGACACGTTCGGGACCGTGCAGGAGATCACGCTCCGCTCGACGCGCATCCGCACGCTCAACAACGAGGTGGCCGTGCTGCCGAACGCGCACATGATCCAGAACAAGGTCATCAACCACACCCTCCTCGGCGTGCTCCGCATCGTCGTCCCGTTCGGAATCGCGTACAAGGAGTACCCCCAGCAGGCCCGCGAGGCCGTGATGAAGACGACCGAGGGCGACGCCCGCCTCCACCCCGACTACCCGCCGCACGTCGTCGTGACGCAGATGAACGATTCGAGCGTGGACATGGAGCTCCGGCTGTTCCTCAAGGACCCGAAGCTGGAGATCCCCGTCCGCTTCGAGTACCTCGAAAAAGTCCGCGAGGCCCTGCGCGCGGCCGACATCGAGATCCCGTTCCCCCACCTCCAGCTCTTCATCGACGAGGCGCAGGCGTTCCGCGACGCCCCGTTCATGCGGCCGGGCCCGCCGCCCGACCGCCGCGCCGAGGCGTGA
- the gnd gene encoding phosphogluconate dehydrogenase (NAD(+)-dependent, decarboxylating): protein MQIGIIGLGKMGGGIIRRLHRAGLDPIGYARSEKDVNALEADGIRAAHSFDELAKKQGSPCVFWLMVPSGPVVDSVIESLEPQLGPGCIIVDGGNSNYKDSMRRGKELEARGIHFVDAGVSGGVWGLEGGYCMMVGGSDEAVDVLRPVFEALAPAPDKGWGHMGPCGSGHFVKMVHNGIEYGLMQAYAEGFAIMEAKKEFGLDLEQISNVWQYGSVIRSWLLELVELALQAEGHQLEAIAPHVTDSGMGRWTANEAIELSVPAPVLTHSLMARFESRDTIGFHHRMLAALRNQFGGHAMQAAEADEKS, encoded by the coding sequence ATGCAGATCGGAATCATCGGCCTCGGTAAAATGGGCGGCGGCATCATCCGCCGTCTCCACCGCGCCGGCCTCGACCCCATCGGGTACGCTCGCAGCGAAAAAGACGTCAACGCGCTGGAGGCGGACGGCATCCGAGCCGCGCACTCCTTCGACGAGCTCGCCAAGAAACAGGGCTCCCCGTGCGTGTTCTGGCTGATGGTGCCGTCCGGGCCTGTCGTGGACAGCGTCATCGAGAGCCTGGAGCCCCAGCTCGGCCCGGGCTGCATCATCGTCGATGGCGGCAACTCGAACTACAAGGATTCGATGCGGCGGGGCAAAGAGTTGGAAGCGCGCGGCATCCACTTCGTCGACGCCGGCGTGAGCGGGGGCGTGTGGGGGCTCGAAGGCGGCTACTGCATGATGGTCGGCGGCTCGGACGAAGCCGTGGACGTGCTGCGGCCCGTCTTCGAAGCCCTCGCCCCGGCCCCGGACAAAGGGTGGGGCCACATGGGACCCTGCGGCTCCGGGCACTTCGTCAAGATGGTCCACAACGGCATCGAGTACGGCCTGATGCAGGCCTACGCCGAAGGCTTCGCCATCATGGAGGCGAAGAAGGAGTTCGGTCTCGACCTCGAGCAAATCTCGAACGTGTGGCAGTACGGCAGCGTGATCCGCTCGTGGCTGCTCGAACTCGTCGAGCTCGCGCTCCAGGCTGAAGGGCATCAGCTGGAAGCCATCGCGCCCCACGTCACCGACTCCGGCATGGGCCGGTGGACGGCGAATGAGGCCATCGAACTCAGCGTACCGGCTCCCGTCCTCACGCACTCGCTGATGGCACGGTTCGAGTCCCGCGACACGATTGGCTTCCACCACCGTATGCTGGCCGCCCTCCGCAATCAGTTCGGTGGCCACGCCATGCAGGCTGCTGAAGCCGACGAGAAAAGCTGA
- the zwf gene encoding glucose-6-phosphate dehydrogenase produces the protein MDSCLFILFGATGDLARRKLIPALYNGLVQRAERGKVVILGVGRSDWNDERMREETVSALRDDGVDDEGLEAWCGDCVAYQQIGGDGGMAPLFERAAQLEKEHGLAGNRIYYLALPPSVFSKAIEDIGDDDESQKREGWTRLVIEKPFGHDLASAKALNDLVHQHFDESQIYRIDHYLGKETVQNLLVFRFGNAIFESLWDRNHIDRVEITVAESIGVEGRAGYYDTSGALRDMIQNHLTQLLTLTAMEPPATLSANPIRREKLKVLHSIAPIDPREVIFGRYTAANGQEGYLDHDGVPADSTTETFVALRLRIENWRWQGVPFILRSGKRMPTRVTDIDVYFRCPPVQLFGGADHCSISRNVLRIRLQPDEGFTLGFEVKKPGSGFQLSSQEFDFDYEQAFGPLPSGYETLLADVAAGDQTLFVHADETEAAWALYEPLLDAGIPVREYPSGTWGPGQAARMIIGDQREPTPEEEVAT, from the coding sequence ATGGACTCCTGCCTCTTCATCCTTTTCGGCGCCACCGGTGACCTCGCCCGCCGCAAGCTCATCCCTGCCCTCTACAACGGGCTCGTCCAACGGGCCGAGCGAGGCAAAGTCGTCATCCTCGGCGTCGGCCGCTCGGACTGGAACGACGAGCGGATGCGCGAGGAGACCGTCAGCGCCCTCCGCGACGACGGCGTCGACGACGAGGGGTTGGAGGCGTGGTGCGGCGACTGCGTCGCGTACCAGCAGATCGGCGGAGACGGAGGGATGGCTCCGCTTTTCGAGCGCGCGGCCCAGCTCGAAAAAGAGCACGGCCTCGCGGGCAACCGGATCTACTACCTCGCCCTGCCCCCGTCCGTCTTCTCGAAGGCCATCGAAGACATCGGCGACGACGACGAATCGCAGAAGCGCGAGGGCTGGACGCGGCTCGTCATCGAGAAGCCGTTCGGCCACGACCTCGCATCGGCGAAGGCGCTCAACGACCTCGTCCACCAGCATTTCGACGAGAGTCAGATCTACCGGATCGACCACTACCTCGGCAAAGAGACGGTGCAGAACCTGCTCGTCTTCCGCTTCGGGAACGCCATCTTCGAGTCGCTCTGGGACCGGAACCACATCGACCGCGTCGAGATCACCGTCGCCGAGTCGATCGGCGTCGAGGGGCGGGCGGGGTACTACGACACGTCGGGCGCGCTCCGCGACATGATCCAGAACCACCTCACGCAGCTCCTCACGCTCACGGCGATGGAGCCGCCCGCCACGCTCAGCGCGAACCCCATCCGGCGCGAGAAGCTGAAGGTGCTCCACTCGATCGCCCCCATCGACCCCCGCGAGGTCATCTTCGGCCGCTACACGGCCGCCAACGGGCAGGAAGGCTACCTCGACCACGACGGCGTGCCCGCCGACTCCACGACGGAGACGTTCGTCGCGCTCCGCCTCCGCATCGAGAACTGGCGCTGGCAGGGCGTCCCGTTCATCCTCCGCTCCGGCAAGCGCATGCCGACGCGGGTCACCGACATCGACGTCTACTTCCGCTGCCCGCCCGTCCAACTCTTCGGCGGAGCCGACCACTGCTCGATCTCGCGGAACGTCCTCCGCATCCGGCTCCAGCCGGACGAGGGGTTCACGCTCGGCTTCGAGGTGAAGAAGCCAGGCAGCGGGTTCCAGCTCTCCAGCCAGGAGTTCGATTTCGACTACGAGCAGGCCTTCGGCCCGCTCCCCTCGGGCTACGAAACCCTGCTCGCCGACGTCGCCGCGGGCGACCAGACGCTCTTTGTCCACGCCGATGAGACCGAGGCCGCGTGGGCGCTCTACGAGCCCCTCCTCGACGCCGGCATCCCCGTCCGCGAGTACCCCTCCGGCACGTGGGGGCCGGGCCAGGCCGCCCGCATGATCATCGGCGACCAGCGCGAACCGACGCCGGAAGAGGAGGTCGCCACGTGA
- the pgl gene encoding 6-phosphogluconolactonase, which yields MIAPEVFTFASTARLSRAAAETVVETLRAAIQRHGRASFVLTGGGTPRPLYQLLATDYRNALDWQRVEVLFGDERHVPHDDADSNFLMARDTLLDGLPLSPDRVHPIPTGSTPEADARAYEQTLRGLFDGDVPAFDLVLLGMGADGHVASLFPGSPALDEAERWVVAAEAPPSSPVHDRVTLTFPAINAAHTVLFLVAGESKRDALTAVLRGPENAPPAERVEARERLLWYVDDDAYGPGADAV from the coding sequence ATGATCGCGCCCGAGGTATTCACGTTCGCCAGCACGGCCCGCCTCTCCCGCGCCGCTGCCGAAACCGTCGTCGAGACGCTGCGCGCGGCGATTCAACGGCACGGCCGCGCGTCGTTCGTGCTCACGGGCGGGGGCACCCCGCGCCCGCTCTACCAACTCCTCGCGACGGACTACCGCAACGCCCTCGACTGGCAACGCGTCGAAGTCCTCTTCGGGGACGAGCGGCACGTCCCCCACGACGACGCGGACAGCAACTTCCTGATGGCCCGGGACACTCTCCTCGACGGCCTCCCGCTTTCGCCCGACCGCGTCCACCCGATCCCGACGGGCAGCACGCCCGAGGCCGACGCCCGCGCCTACGAGCAGACCTTGCGCGGCCTGTTCGACGGAGACGTGCCGGCCTTCGACCTCGTCCTCCTCGGCATGGGAGCGGATGGGCACGTCGCGTCCCTCTTTCCCGGCAGCCCGGCGCTCGACGAGGCCGAGCGGTGGGTCGTTGCGGCCGAGGCGCCGCCGAGCAGCCCCGTCCACGACCGCGTCACCCTCACGTTCCCGGCCATCAATGCGGCACACACCGTCCTCTTCCTCGTCGCGGGCGAGAGCAAGCGCGACGCGCTCACCGCCGTCCTCCGTGGCCCGGAAAATGCCCCGCCGGCGGAGCGCGTAGAGGCCCGGGAACGGCTGTTGTGGTACGTGGACGACGACGCCTACGGCCCCGGCGCCGACGCGGTGTAG
- a CDS encoding SDR family oxidoreductase: protein MSDDQKNKDKNAFPPQHQGDQPGDEHEMTPQPAFENPDYPGSGKLDGKAALITGGDSGIGRAVAVLFAREGADVAIVYLDEEKDARATKRAVEEEGTRCLLIQADVKQEAECRRAVEATVEAFGRLDVLVNNAAVQFLQKRIGDITEEQLDTTFRTNIFAHFFTTKAALEHLPEGGAIINTCSVTAFRGSPGLLDYSSTKGAIVAFTRSLAQNEEVLEKKIRVNSVAPGPVWTPLIVASFDEEKVAEFGTDVPMGRAGQPEEIAPAYVYLASNDSSYVTGQTIHINGGEVVGG, encoded by the coding sequence ATGTCCGACGACCAGAAAAACAAGGATAAAAACGCTTTCCCGCCGCAGCATCAGGGCGATCAGCCCGGCGACGAACACGAGATGACGCCGCAGCCGGCGTTCGAGAACCCCGATTACCCGGGTTCGGGCAAGCTTGACGGCAAAGCGGCCCTCATCACAGGCGGCGACAGCGGGATCGGCCGCGCCGTCGCCGTCCTGTTCGCCCGCGAAGGCGCCGACGTCGCCATCGTGTATCTCGACGAAGAGAAAGACGCCCGCGCGACGAAGCGCGCGGTCGAGGAGGAGGGCACGCGGTGCCTGCTCATCCAGGCCGACGTTAAGCAGGAAGCGGAGTGTCGTCGCGCCGTCGAAGCCACGGTGGAGGCGTTCGGCCGGCTCGACGTGCTCGTCAACAACGCGGCCGTCCAGTTTCTGCAGAAGCGGATCGGCGACATCACAGAGGAGCAGCTCGATACCACGTTCCGAACCAACATCTTCGCGCACTTCTTCACGACGAAGGCCGCGCTCGAACACCTCCCCGAAGGCGGTGCGATTATCAACACGTGCTCCGTCACGGCCTTCCGCGGCAGCCCCGGCCTGCTCGACTATTCCAGCACGAAGGGGGCGATCGTGGCCTTCACTCGGTCGCTCGCGCAGAACGAGGAGGTGCTGGAAAAGAAGATCCGCGTCAACTCCGTCGCGCCCGGCCCGGTGTGGACGCCGCTCATTGTCGCCTCATTCGACGAGGAGAAGGTGGCCGAGTTCGGGACCGACGTGCCGATGGGACGGGCGGGGCAGCCGGAGGAGATCGCGCCGGCCTACGTCTACCTCGCCTCGAACGACTCCTCCTACGTGACCGGACAGACGATCCACATCAACGGCGGCGAGGTCGTCGGCGGGTAG
- a CDS encoding NAD(P)/FAD-dependent oxidoreductase — translation MQTYDVLIVGGGPAGLNAALVLARCRRSVLVVDAGEPRNAPSRALHGFLTRDGMAPADFLRLGREEVEGYGVDIVNAKVTEARTLDEGSDAAFEVTVEDGRTLRSRKLLLATGIRDRLPDVDGANDFFGRGLYYCPYCDAWEHRDEPIAAFGRGRAVIGAAVALTTWSGDVTACTDGEPISDDDRAWLDANGVALREEPVTRLEGSDVLERVCFAEGPPLECRALFFNTSRTQHSPLPRLLGCESDERGEIVTESNKGTCVPGLFVAGDADGDTEFIVVAAAEGAQAAVAINHELQEEAHTERPEKPVPAAPQ, via the coding sequence ATGCAGACCTACGACGTGCTCATCGTCGGCGGCGGCCCCGCCGGGCTCAACGCCGCCCTCGTCCTCGCCCGCTGCCGGCGCTCCGTGCTCGTCGTCGATGCCGGCGAGCCGCGCAACGCGCCGTCCCGCGCGCTCCACGGTTTCCTCACGCGCGACGGCATGGCCCCCGCTGACTTCCTCCGGCTTGGACGTGAAGAGGTCGAGGGCTACGGCGTCGACATCGTGAACGCGAAGGTGACGGAGGCGCGCACGCTCGACGAGGGTTCCGACGCTGCGTTCGAGGTCACGGTCGAAGATGGGCGGACGCTCCGCTCGCGGAAGCTCCTCCTCGCCACCGGCATCCGCGACCGGCTCCCCGATGTCGATGGGGCGAATGACTTCTTCGGGCGCGGCCTGTATTACTGCCCGTACTGCGACGCGTGGGAGCACCGCGACGAGCCGATTGCCGCGTTTGGCCGAGGCCGCGCCGTCATCGGGGCCGCCGTCGCGCTCACGACGTGGTCCGGCGACGTCACCGCCTGCACCGACGGCGAACCCATCTCCGACGACGACCGGGCGTGGCTCGACGCGAATGGGGTTGCCCTGCGCGAGGAGCCGGTGACCCGGCTCGAAGGCAGCGACGTGCTCGAACGAGTCTGCTTCGCGGAGGGCCCGCCGCTCGAATGCCGCGCGCTCTTTTTCAACACGTCGCGCACGCAACATTCCCCGCTCCCCCGCCTGCTCGGCTGCGAAAGCGACGAGCGAGGCGAGATCGTCACCGAGTCCAACAAAGGCACGTGCGTGCCCGGCCTCTTCGTGGCCGGCGATGCCGACGGCGACACCGAGTTCATCGTTGTCGCGGCGGCCGAGGGCGCGCAGGCGGCCGTCGCCATCAACCACGAATTGCAAGAGGAAGCGCACACGGAGCGCCCGGAAAAACCGGTGCCGGCTGCGCCTCAGTAG
- a CDS encoding dehydrogenase E1 component subunit alpha/beta, which translates to MKSKPTTSNSQPVADPAALYRALRLPRTIEEKMLRLIRQNRLSKWFSGYGQEAIAVGCAWALGERDVILPMHRNLGVWTTRGLPLDRLFCQLMGKEGGFTNGRDRTFHFGTLEHRIVGMISHLAAMLPVATGFGLASQLKDEGFVACAFVGEGATREGDFHEALNLAAVWKLPVLFVVENNRYGLSTPTNEAMAVEDIADAAAGYGMAGEVVDGNDVLAVIDAVARAAARGRAGEGPTLLEMKTFRMRGHEEASGTKYVPDALMEAWSDRDPLLQYQRHALAEGWLSETEVAEIDAALAAEIEEVAEWALRQPDVESDLETERAALFAPSSAATTTPEGAATEKRFIDAVQDGLRQAMEADDRVVLMGQDVAEYGGVFKVTQGFVEQFGKARIRNTPIIESGALGCAMGLALEGFSPVVEMQYADFITCGFNQIVNNLGTTHYRWNEPLNVTIRAPFGGGIGAGPFHSQSPEAWFAHAPGLKVVIPGTPADAKGLLMASIEDPNPVLFFEHKHLYRSLKGDVPDAPFTIALGEANVVREGADLTLVTWGVGVQWAREEAAHWAERGAEVEIVDLRTLVPWDRATVLRSLAKTNRLLVLHEAQRTAGFGAEVAAQLIEEGFEHLDAPPIRVASEDLPIPFSKGVEAQVYSARGKLRAAVEHVLAY; encoded by the coding sequence GTGAAATCCAAACCCACGACCTCGAACTCCCAACCCGTAGCCGATCCCGCGGCGCTGTATCGCGCGCTCCGGCTGCCCCGGACGATCGAGGAGAAGATGCTGCGGCTGATCCGGCAGAACCGGCTCTCGAAGTGGTTCTCCGGCTACGGGCAGGAAGCCATCGCCGTCGGCTGCGCGTGGGCGCTCGGCGAGCGCGACGTGATCCTCCCGATGCACCGCAACCTCGGCGTGTGGACGACGCGCGGCCTCCCGCTCGACCGGCTCTTCTGCCAGCTCATGGGGAAGGAGGGCGGCTTCACGAACGGCCGCGACCGGACGTTCCACTTCGGAACACTCGAGCACCGCATCGTCGGGATGATCTCGCACCTCGCGGCGATGCTGCCCGTCGCGACCGGCTTCGGGCTCGCGTCGCAACTGAAGGACGAGGGTTTCGTCGCCTGCGCGTTCGTCGGCGAAGGGGCGACGCGGGAGGGCGATTTCCACGAGGCGCTCAACCTCGCCGCCGTGTGGAAGCTGCCCGTGCTCTTCGTCGTCGAGAACAACCGCTACGGGCTCTCGACGCCGACGAACGAGGCGATGGCCGTCGAAGACATCGCCGACGCGGCGGCGGGCTACGGGATGGCGGGCGAGGTCGTGGACGGCAACGATGTGCTCGCCGTGATCGACGCCGTGGCGCGGGCGGCCGCGCGGGGCCGAGCGGGCGAGGGGCCGACGCTGCTGGAGATGAAGACGTTTCGGATGCGCGGGCACGAGGAGGCGAGCGGGACGAAGTACGTGCCCGACGCGCTCATGGAGGCGTGGTCCGACCGTGATCCGTTATTGCAATATCAAAGACACGCCCTCGCCGAAGGCTGGCTCTCCGAGACCGAGGTGGCCGAGATCGACGCCGCACTCGCCGCCGAGATCGAGGAGGTCGCCGAGTGGGCCCTCCGGCAGCCCGACGTCGAGAGCGATTTGGAGACGGAGCGCGCCGCGCTCTTCGCCCCGTCGTCCGCCGCGACGACCACACCAGAGGGCGCGGCCACCGAGAAGCGCTTCATCGACGCCGTGCAGGACGGGCTCCGGCAGGCGATGGAAGCCGACGACCGCGTCGTGCTGATGGGGCAGGACGTGGCGGAGTACGGCGGCGTGTTCAAAGTCACGCAGGGCTTCGTCGAGCAGTTCGGCAAAGCCCGCATCCGCAACACGCCGATCATTGAGAGCGGCGCGCTCGGCTGCGCGATGGGGCTCGCGCTCGAAGGCTTCTCGCCCGTCGTCGAGATGCAGTACGCCGACTTCATCACGTGCGGGTTCAACCAGATCGTGAACAACCTCGGCACGACGCACTACCGCTGGAACGAGCCGCTGAACGTGACGATCCGCGCGCCGTTCGGCGGGGGGATCGGGGCGGGGCCGTTCCACTCGCAGAGCCCCGAGGCGTGGTTCGCGCACGCGCCCGGCCTCAAAGTCGTTATCCCCGGCACGCCCGCCGATGCGAAGGGCCTGCTGATGGCGTCGATCGAAGACCCGAACCCGGTCCTCTTTTTCGAGCATAAGCACCTCTACCGCTCGCTCAAGGGCGACGTGCCGGATGCGCCGTTCACGATTGCGCTCGGTGAGGCCAACGTGGTGCGCGAGGGCGCGGATCTCACGCTGGTGACGTGGGGCGTGGGCGTGCAGTGGGCTCGCGAAGAGGCCGCGCACTGGGCCGAGCGCGGGGCGGAGGTCGAGATCGTCGACCTGCGGACGCTCGTGCCGTGGGACCGGGCGACGGTGCTCCGCTCGCTCGCGAAGACGAACCGGCTGCTCGTGCTCCACGAGGCACAGCGGACGGCCGGCTTCGGGGCTGAAGTCGCCGCCCAACTCATCGAGGAGGGGTTCGAGCACCTCGACGCACCGCCGATCCGTGTGGCGTCGGAGGACCTTCCGATCCCGTTCTCGAAAGGGGTCGAGGCGCAGGTCTACTCGGCGCGGGGCAAGCTGCGCGCGGCCGTCGAGCACGTGCTCGCCTACTGA